The following nucleotide sequence is from Myxococcota bacterium.
CCGATCGTGCGCCTGGTCGACGGCACGGGCGGCGGCGGCAGCGTGAAGTCACTCGAGACCACGCGCCGCACCTACGTGCCCGCCAATCCCGCCATGGAGATCATGGCCGAGTCACTCGCCACGGTGCCGGTGGTGGCGGCCGCGCTCGGCCCCGTGGCCGGGCTGGGCGCCGCGCGCGTGGTGCTGTCGCACTTCTCGGTCATGCCGCGCGGCACGGCCCAGCTGTTCGTCGCCGGGCCGCCCGTGGTGCGCCGCGGCATCGGCCAGGACGTCGACAAGGAGACTCTGGGCGGCTCGTCGATCCACACGCGCGAGAGCGGCGCGGTCGACAACGAGGTCGCGAGCGAGGACGAGGCCTTCGCGCAGATCCGGCGCTTCCTGTCGTATCTCCCGAGCTCGGTCTTCGAGCTGCCGCCGGTCGCGCCCTCTTTGGACCCGCCGACCCGGCGCGCGGAGGAGCTCCTGCAGATCGTGCCGCGCAGCCGGCGCCAGCCGCACGACGTGCGCCGGATCATCGGCCTGGTGTGCGACGCGGCCAGCTTCTTCGAGATCTCTCCGCGCTTCGGGCGCTCACTCGTGACGGGGCTGGCGCGGCTGGGCGGGCGCCCGGTCGGCGTCTTGGGCAACGACCCGAAGTGGCTCGGCGGCGCGATCGACGGACCGGCGGCCGACAAGTGGACGCGCTTCGTCGACCTGTGCGACACCTTCCACCTGCCGATCGTGAGCTTCGTCGACAACCCGGGCTTCCTGGTCGGCGTGGCGGGCGAGCGCCAGGGCACGATCCGGCGCGGCGCGCGCGCGATCGCCGCCGTGTACCAGGCCACCGTGCCGACCGCCTCGATCCTGGTGCGGCGCGTGTTCGGCGTGGCCGGGGCCGCGCACGGCAATCACTCCAAGCTCAACCTGCGCTACGCCTGGCCCTCGGGCGACTGGGGCTCGCTGCCGATCGAAGGCGGCGTCGAGGCGGCCTACAAGCGCGAGCTCGCGGCCGCGCCCGACCCCGAGGCGCTGCGGCACGAGCTCGAGACCAAGCTCCACGCCATGCGCTCCCCGTTCCGCACCGCCGAGATCTTCGGCGTGGAAGAGATCATCGATCCGCGAGACACTCGGCCGCTGCTGTGCGAGTGGGCCGAGACCGCGTACCGTCTGCTACCCGCCGAGGTCGGCGTGAAGCGGCGTGGCATGAGGCCTTGAGGGAGGTTCCGTGTACGAGCAGATTCTCTACGACGTCTCCGACCCGGTCGCGACCATCCAGCTGAACCGGCCGGACCGGCTGAACGCCTGGACCGATCGCATGGGTGAAGAGGTCCGGCACGCGCTGGCCAAGGCCGAAGCCGACCGCAGCGTGGTGGGCATCGTGCTCACCGGCGCGGGCCGCGGCTTCTGCGCGGGCGCGGACCTGAAGAACCTGCAGGCGATCAGCGCGGGCGAGCGCGGCGGCCGGGCCCACGCGGAGCTCGCGGCCGACCCCGGCGACCCCGAGATGGGTGACTCGTTCCGCAAGACCTACTCGTACCTGATGTCGCTGCGCAAGCCGATCGTGGCTGCGATCAACGGCCCGTGCGCGGGCATGGCCATGCCGATCGCGCTGTTCTGCGACCTGCGCTTCGCCAGTGAGTCGGCGACCTTCACCACGGCGTTCGTGCGCCGCGGGCTGATCGCCGAGTGGGGCCTGTCGTGGACCCTGCCGCGGCTGGTCGGCACGGCCCACGCGCTCGACCTCCTGCTCTCGGGCCGCAAGATCGACGCGCGCGAGGCCGAGCGCATCGGGCTCGTGAATCGCGTGCTGCCCGACGAGAAGCTCGTGAGTCACTGCCAGGACTACGTGCGCGAGCTGGCGGCCAACTCCTCGCCCTCGTCCATGATGGTCATGAAGCGCCAGGTCTACCAACAGCTCACGCGCGAGCTCGGGCCGTCTTGTGACGAGGCGGTGAAGCTGATGGTCGAGAGCTTCAGCCGGCCGGACTTCAAGGAGGGCGTGCAGTCCTTCCTGGAGCGCCGTCCGCCGAAGTTCCCGAGGATCTGAACCCCAGCGCCATGACGCGCCGCTGGCTCTGGCTCGCCATCTTCGCGCTCGCGTTCGCGCCGACGTTCGCCTGGCTCGTGGGGCGTTGGACGGACTCGATCTACCGCAACGGTCACGGGATCTTCGTGCCGTTCCTGATCGCCTACCTCGCGCTGGACCAGCTGAAGCAGGACACCGACCCCGAGCCGCGCGCGTCGGCCTGGGGCTTCGCGTTCGTGGGCGCGGCGGTGGCGCTCCTGGTGTTCGACAGCGCGATCAAGACCCAGATCCTGTCGGCGCTCGCGCTGGTGCTCGCGCTGCCCGGGCTGTCACTCCTGTTTCTCGGTGGCGCGCGCACGCGCGCGATCGCGCTGCCGCTCGCGATCGGTCTGTTCATGCTGCCGATCCCCGCCGGCGCGATCTCGGCGCTGTTCATGGTGCTGCGCACGATCACCGCGATCGCGGTCGCGGCCGTGCTGCCGTTCCTGGGCCTGCCCGTGGCGCGCGACGGCACGATCCTCGCGATCCCCGGCCAGAGCGTGAACGTGGCCGACAACTGCAGCGGCTTTGCGACGCTGTACGCGGCGATCCTGACCGCGGTCATCCTCGCCCACCTGTCGCGCAGCCCGGCGCGGCGCGCGATCGTGCTCGCGGCCGCCGTTCCGCTCGCGCTCGCCTGCAACGTGGTGCGAGTCACCGTGCTGACTCTCCTGGTGAGCCGCTACGGCGGCGGGATCCTCGAGACCTGGATCCACCCGGGCTCGGGTCTGTTCCTGTTCGTGTTCGTGATCGGGGCGCTGGTCTGGCTCGCGGGCCGCGACGCGCTGCATGGCGCGGCCGGCAACGCACGGCCGCCGCTCTCGGGGCGCTTCGCGCTGCCCGCGGCTGCGCTGTTCGCCGTGGCGCTGGTGCCGGTCTCGATCCACTCGTACCTGCACGTGCGCAGGGACGACTGCGCGAACCCCGACGCGCTCGTGCCCGCCATGGGCCCCGGCATGGTGACTGCGGAGCGCGACGCCGAGGTGCGGCGCAACTTCGACGTGCACCAGTGGCGCGAGGGCCGGCTGCCGCCGGGCGAGGGCGCGCCCGAGCTCAAGTTCGCGATCGTGCGCTCCTACGACCCCAAGCAGCTCTACTACCGCGGCACGCGCCGGCTGTGGTGGGACATCGAGCCCGGCGGCGACCAGCCCGACTGGCTCGAGGTCGACGGCGCGAAGCTGCCGATCGTGCGCTCGAGGCTCGGAGGCGACGACGACGCACACCGCGACCGGGACGCGGTGATCGAGTCGTTCACCGTCTACGAGGGCAAGCCCGTCGAGAACGGCTGGCGCACCCAGCTGCGCGCGGCGCCGCGGCAAGCGTTCACGGGCAGCCGCCCGATGACCCTGTTCGCGATCCGCAGCGACGTGAACGCGTCGCAACGCGAGGCCGCCGAGAGACGCGCGCGCGAGTGGCTCGCGGCTTCCTGGCGCAACTACCGGGCGGTCTGCGGAGCCGAGTAGCCGGCGCGCGACCGGACCCGCGGCAGCACCTCGCGCGCGAGCTCCTGGGCCACCAGCCGTGCGTACAGGCGCGAGCCGTCGTCGTTCACGTGCAGGCCGTCGTAGTAGAGCTCCTCGGGCTTCCGCACGCTGAGCTCGCGCTGCATCAGGGCCGCCAGGTCGATCACGCTCGCGCCCTCTTCCACTCCGATCGCGCGCACGCGGTCGTTGAACAGCGCGAGCGCGCCCGCGTCGGTCCAGGGCGGCGTGTACTGATTGCGCATGCTCGACAGCGGCTCGGTGATCAGCACCGGCTCGATGCCGAAGGCGCGCGCCGTGCGCACCCACGCGCGCACGCGCGCCACGTAGGGCAGCGGGTCGGGCTGGCCCGCGAGCTTGCCCGCCTCGCTGCGCACGCCGGCCAGGTCGTTCTGCGCCGGGAAGTCGAGCGCGCGGCGCACCAGCCCGGCCAGCGCCGAGTGACTCGAGAGCGACATGCCCGCCCAGCGCAGCCCGACGCGCCAGCCGTCGTGGTTCGAGCCGTGGCGCGCGTAGCCGTACTCGGCCAGGAGCCCCACGTCGTTGACCGCGTTCATCAGCAGCACCACGTCGGGCCGGCTCGAGCCGATCAGCTCGACCAGGTTCACCAGTGAGTCGTGCGCGGTGTTGCCCGACTTGCCGGCGTTCAGCGCGTTCACGCGGAAGCCCATGGGCTCGAGCTGCACCGGCACCAGGTTGGGCCAGCGCAGGTCCTCCTGCACCACCAGACACTCGGTAGTCGAGCCGCCCTGGAAGACCAGCGTGAACTCGGGCCCGCTGACGCGCGCCACCGGCTCGATGAAGCCGCGCGCGTCGGTGCGGAAGCGGACCTTGGGCGGGTCGAGGTGCAGGACGCTGCGGTCGACCAGCCGGTCGGTGAGGTTGTGCTGCCAGCGCAGCGTGAGCAAGAGGTCGGGTGACTCGCTGGCGAACGGGTTTCGCCAGAGCACGCGCAGCGCGAGCTCGCCCAGCACGAGCATGAGCAAGAGGGTGCCGACCAGCAGCGCGAGCTTACGCACGGCTCACGACGGGACGGGCGAGCCCTCGAGCGGCTCGTCGAGCAGGTAGCTCCGGTTGGAGTACACGCGCCGGAAGCCGAGCCGTTCGTACACGCGGCGCGCAGCGGTGTTCGCCTCGTCGCAGTACAGGGTCACCATGTCGTGGCGCTCGAGCATGCGCGCGGTCACCGCGCGCATGCCGCGCGTGGCGTGGCCGCGCCCGCGCGCCCAGGTCGGCACGAAGACGCCGCCGAGCTGCACGGCGGTCGGGCTCGCCGCGCCCACGTGCACCTGGAACACGATCTGGCCGCGCACGCGCGAGACCCACCAGCGGCCCTCGCGCACGTCGCGGTGGTGGCGCTCGCGGAAGCCGGCCTCGTCGGCCGCGTAGCGGTCGTCGCCCAGGTCTTCGCGGTGCTGCTGGGCGCTGTTCTCGGTGATCTCCTCGGCCTCGCCCGGCCGCGCGGGGTCGACGCGCACCAGCCGCGCGCCGTCGTCGCTGCGCGCGAGGTCCTCGGCGCGCATGGCGAACACCGGCTCGCGCCGCGACCAGCGCAGCGCCGGTGCGTGGCGCGCGTACTCATTCCAGAACGGCTCGGTCACGTCCTCGCTGCCCACGATGTGGCGCGGGCGCAGCGCGGCGCGCCCTGCGGCGTCGGCGAGCGGCGCGTAGGCCGCGGGGTCCTGCACCTCGAGCGCGGTCCCGCCCAGAGGCCCGATCAACAGGATTCCCAGCAGGCGGCCACCCGACTCGAAGCCCAGGAAGCCCGGTGCACGCCCCAACGCACCGGCCGAGACCACGTAGTCCAGGAAGACGTTCCGCAGCGGCCGGGCGCGCAAGAGACTGCGCGCGTCCGCCGTGTCGGCCAGAGTCAGGGCTCGAACCATCGCTGGCAGGGTAACATCGCGCGCGCATGAGCTGGAACGGACCCGAGCTCGCCCCGGCTCGCGACGCCGGGCTGGACTTGCGCGGGCTGGCCCGGCTGGTCGTGCGCACGTGGCCGCTCCTGCGCGGCCTGCGCCGGCATCTCGTGCTGCTGGCGCTCTCGGCGTCGGCGCTCCTGCTCGCCGGGCTCTCCTGCTTCCTGGTGCTGGCGCCGGCGCTCTGGAACGGGGTGCTGCAGGGCCACGACTTCTCGCCCCTGGCGGCGCGCGTGCTCGGGCTCGACCCGGCGGCCGCGAGCGCACTCACTCCCGAGCTGCGGCGGCACGCAGCCGAGCGACTCACCTGGCTGGTGGGCGGCGTGGCGATCGCGACCGCGGCCGGGGCGATGGCCGTGATGTACTACGGCGTCTGGATCCTGCAGAGACTCAACCAGTCACTGCGCATGCAGATGGTCGATCGGCTGCAGGCGCTCTCGCTGCGCTTCCACGACCAGAGCCGCGTGGGCGACGCGATCTACCGCACGGTGCAGGACAGCGCCATGGTGACTCAGATCGTGCAGTCCTTCCTGCTGGCGCCCGGCTTTGCGCTCTTGCGTTTCGTGGCCCTGACCGCAGTGCTGGCCTCGTTCTCGCCCTGGCTGGCGCTCGCGCTGGTCGCCGTGTGGCTGCCGCTGGGCGTGCTCGCGCACACGCTGGGCGCGCGCCTGCGCGGCCGCTTCCGCGTGGCGCGCGCGTCGAACAGCGCGCTGACCTCGCAGATCCAGGAGAGCCTGTCGGGCATGCGCGTGATCAAGGCGTTCGGGCTCGAAGCGTTCGAGCAGGCGCGCTTCGAGTCGGCCTCGCGCGCGGCCTTCGCCGGCGCGCGCGCGGCGCGCAGCTGGGTGGCGGCGTTCGGGGTCGGGGCGTTCTGGGCGGTGGGCGCGGTGGTGCTGGGCGCGACGCTCGTGGCCACGCTCGCGACCGCCGAGGCCCGGCCGCTGTGGCTGGCCGAGGTCGCCTCGCGCCTGCAGATCGGCCCGCTGCAGGCGTTCTTGCTGCAGGCCGGCTTCGCGGTCTGGACGCTCGGGCTCTACAACACCTGGAAGGGCCTCTACGCCAGCGGCTCGGACGGGATCACCGACGTGTTTCGCGTGTGGACGCACGCGCAGGACATCGCGGTGGGGCTCGACCGCGCGTTCGAGCTGCTCGAGCGCGAGCCCGAGATCGCCGACGCGCCCGACGCGCGGCCGCTCGCGCCGCTCGCGCACGAGATCGCCTTCCGCGACGTGTCCTTCGCCTATCGCCCCGACCGCCCGGCGCTGGTCGGTGTGGACTTCACGGCGCCGGTCGGCGGAGTCACTGCGCTCGTCGGGCCCACGGGCGCGGGCAAGAGCACGGTCATGGCGCTGCTCCTGCGGCTGTTCGATCCCGACTCGGGCGCGATCGAGATCGACGGTGTCGACCTGCGCCGGCTGCGCGTCGCCGAGCTGCGGCGCGCGGTCGCGATCGCCCTGCAGGAGAACGTCTTGTTCGCGGCCAGCATCCGCGAGAACATCCGCTACGCGCGGCCGGGCGCGAGTGACTCCGAGGTGCGCGCCGCGGCGCGCGTGGCCTGCGCCGACGAGTTCATCGCCGCCCTGCCCGAGGGCTACGACACGCAGCTCGGCGAGCGCGGAGCGAAGCTCTCGACCGGCCAGCGCCAGCGGCTCACGCTGGCGCGCGCGCTGCTCAAGGACCCGCGCGTCCTCCTGCTCGACGAGCCGACCGCCTCGCTCGACGCCGAGACCGAGCACAGGCTGGTGCGCAACCTGGCCGAGTGGGGCCGCGGCCGCTGCATCTTCCTGGTGACTCACCGGCCGTCGACGGTGCGGCTGGCGGACCGGGTCGTGTTTCTCGACCACGGCAAGGTGGTCGAGACCGGAACGCCCGCCGAGCTGCTCGCGCGGCCGGGCGGCGCCTACCGCGCGCTGGCGGAGGCCGACGCGAGCGCGGCAGGGGCCCGGCCGTGAGCACCTGGGCCACGCTCGCGCGCGCGCTGCGCTACGTGCGGCCGCTGCGCGCGCGCTTCGCGGCCAAGGTCGCGATGAGCCTGCTCTCGATCACGCCGCTGCTCGTGCTGCCCGTGCCGATCAAGCTCCTGATCGACCACGTGATCGGGAATCTCCCGCTGGCCGAGCGCATCCACACCTTCCCGTTTCTCGCGCGGCCGCTGGTGCGGCTCCTGATCGGCGCGTCGCCCGTCGAGATTTTGTGGCTCACGGTCGCGGCGCAGGTGGTGCTGCTCTTGGTGATCGGGCAGATCGGCACGAGCGGGGGCGAGCGTGACCAGACCAATGCGTTCGGCGCCGGCGGGGTCGACGCCGCGACCGAGACCGAGAACGCGGCGAACCTGGGCTTCAGCTACGTGGGCGGGATCTTCGGCCTGTTCGAGTTCGGCTGGACCCTGCGACTCACCCAGGACCTGAATCACGGCTTCCGCTCGCGCCTGTTCGAGCGCATCCAGGCGCTGCCGCTGTCCAAGCTCGAGGACGCGCGCATCGGCGATGCGGTCTACCGGCTGATGTACGACACGCCGTCGATCAGCTGGGCGTGCTACCGGCTGGTGCTGATCACGACCGTCGCGCCGTTCGGCGTGGCGGTGTACGCCTACGCGATCTGGGACAGCTTCGGGGTGCCCGAGCTCGCGCTCTGGGCGCTCGCGCTCGCGCCGGTCACGCTGCTCGCGACCTGGCCGTTCGCGGAGCTCTTGCGGCGCCGCATGCTGCGCAGCCGCAGCGCGGGCGCGATTGCGACCAGCTCGCTCGAAGAGGGCGTGGCGAACATCGTGGCCGTGCAGACGCAGAGCGGTGAGTCGCGCGAGCGCGCGCGTTTCGACCGCGAGAGCCTGGAGTCGTTCCAGCGCCACCGCGGCATGATCGCGGTCGCCATGCTCGCGGTCCTGTGTGCGCTGGTGCCGGGTGTGGCCGTGGTGCGGGGCGCGTTCCTCGAGGTCGTCGACCTCGCGATCGCCGGCCGCATCAGCCTGGGCGACGTGTCGGTGCTGGTGACCTGGTTCGTGCAGATCGCCGTGTTCTGCGGGTATCTGGGCGGCATGTGGTTCTCGCTGAACTTCTCGGCGCCGGGCCTGGAGCGCGTGTTCGCGCTGCTCGACGCCGAGCCGGAGCGCGACGCGCCCGGCGCGCGCGACCTGCCGCGCGCCCGCGAGTCGCTGCGCTTCGAGCACGTCGACTTCGCTCACACCGAGGGTGGGGCGACGCTGCGCGACGTGGACTTCGAGGCGCGCCGCGGCCAGATGACCGCGATCGTCGGCCCGGCGGGCGCGGGCAAGACCACCCTGCTCTGGCACGTGCCGCGCTTCCTCGCGCCGCAGCGCGGCTGCGTGCGGGTCGACGGCGTCGACCTGGCGGGAGTCACGCGCGAGTCGCTGCGCGCGCAGATCGCGTTCGTGTTCCAGGAGACCGCCCTGTTCGCGGGCACGCTCGAGGAGAACCTGCGCCTGGCCAAGCGCGACGCGAGCGAGCTCGAGCTGCGCCGCGCCGCGCAGGTCGCCGGCGTGGACGAGCTGGTGCGCAGCCTGCCGGACGGCTGGCAGACGCGGCTGGGCCGCGGCGGCGCGGGGCTCTCGGTGGGGCAGAAGCAGAGACTCGCGATCGCGCGCGCGCTGCTGCGCGACGCGCCGATCCTGATCCTCGACGAGCCGACCTCGGCGCTCGACCCCGACACCGAGCGCCACCTGCTCGCCTCGCTGCGCGAGGCCGCGCGCGACCGGATCGTGCTGCTCGTGTCTCATCGGCTCTCGACGGTGCGCGACGCCGACCAGATCCTGTTCCTGCGCGAGGGCCGGATCGTGGAGCGCGGAACGCACGAAGAGCTCGTCGCGTTGCCCGACGGCGCGTACCGGCATTTCGTCGAGCTGCAAGCGGCCGGCTAGCTCTTGGCGTAGTGACTGCGGCGCTTGACCGAGAGCTCGCGCTCGAGCTCGAAGATCTGCACGCGCTTCTCTTCCGTGCCGGTGCGCTCGAACTTGTGGCCGCGCAGGGTGACCTCGAGCCGGCCGAGGTCGGGCCGGCCGGCGAAGTCGCGCTTGCCGCGGATCTCGGTCGAGGCGAACACCGTGTCACCCGAGAAGATCGGCGCGGTGTGGCGGCCGGTCCTGTAGACGACGTCGCCCAGGCTGTTGTCCGAGATGTCGGGGCTGGAGAGGCCGAGGCACAGCGCGAACGGGATCCCGCCGTAGACCACGAGCTTCCCGCCGAGATAGCGGCTGGGGTCGCGGTCGATCAGCGTCTGGTTGCAGTGCACCTGACTGGTGTTGTCGAGCATGCCGGTCAGGAAGATGTGCTCGTCGGTCATGACCCGGCCGCGCGAATGCTCGATCGTGTCTCCCGCGCTGAAGTCCTCGAAGTAGGTATCGGAGTTGGACAGATGCGCGAGCTCGGCGTAGCCGGCGTTGGGATCGTAGGCCGGCAGCTCGAGTGACACGTCGACCGGCGCGGCCGGCACCTCGCCCTCGTCGAGCTTCGCAGCGGCCTCGTGCCGGAACACCTGCACCTTGCGCTGGTAGGCGAGCACGATCTGGCCGGTCTGCTTGCGCGCGATGCTCTGCACGTGCACGACGCCGAGCTCGGGCCGGCTCGCCGAGCTCTTCACGCCCAGCACGGTGGTCTCGGTCTCGATCGTGTCTCCCACGTACACGGTCGCGCCGAAGCGCATGTCGATGTACTCGAGGTTCGCGCGCGCGTTCTCGGAGATGTCTTCGACGGTCTGGCTGAACGCGACGGCCATCACCAGACCGGGCGGGATCGGCATCGACTCGTAGCCGTAGCGCTGCGCGTAGCGCAGGTTCCGGTGCAGCGGGTTCGCCGTGTAGGAGAAGTCGGTGAAGTGAGCGGTGAGTCCCTCGCTGACCGTGCGCCCGCCCTTGTGGCGGAACAGCTGTCCGAGTCGGAAGTCCTCGAGAAAGTTGCCGGTCTTCTTGCGGATCAGGGCCACGGGGGATCTCCTCGGGGGCGGCAGTCTACACGGGGCGCGCGGCGGCCACCAAGTGCCGGCGCAGCGCGCCGGCGAGAAACACCGAGCCCGAGACCGCGATGCGGTCGCCCGGGTGCAGCAGCTCGCGCGCGCGAGCCAGCGCCTTCACCGGCTCGGGCTGGGTCTCGACCGCGCCGATGCCCGCGGCCCAGGCCAGCGACGCGATCTCCTCGGGGTCGAGCGAGCGCGTGGCTTCGGCCGCCGTGGCGACACAGGCGCGTGTCACCGGCGCGAGCTCGGCCAGGATGCCGGCCGCGTCCTTGTCGCGCGAGATCGAGAGCACGAACACCCAGCGCGTGTCGGGCCAGAGCGCCGCGAGTGTCTCGCGCAGGGCCCGGGCCGAGTCCGGCGTGTGTGCGTCGTCGACGATCGCGTCGCCGATCGGCTCGACGCGCGCGGGCAGGCGCAGGCTGCCCAGTGTCGCGAGCTCGCTGGCAGCGAGCGTGCGGCCCAGGTGGAGCTCGACCGCGCGCACCGCCAGCGCCAGGTTGCCCGCCTGGTGCGCGCCCAGCACGGGGCTCGCCAGCGCGCGGCCGTCGGAGAGTCGGAAGCGCAGGCCCGCGCGGTCGGCGCGCACGTCGAGCGCGCGCACCTCTTCGAGCGGCGCGTCGACGGCGATGGCCTGCGCCGCCACCGCGCCCCAGGCCTCGGGCGCGAGCGCCCCGTGCAGCGCGGGCACGCCCGCGCGGAAGATGCCGGCCTTCTCGCGCGCGATCGCCTCCAGCGTGTCGCCCAGCTTGTCGGTGTGCTCGAGCTGGATCGCGGTCACCACGGTGACTCGCGCGTCGACGGCGTTGGTCGAATCGAGCCGGCCGCCCAGGCCGACCTCGATCGCGCCCACCTCGGCCCCCGCGCGGCGGAACAGCACGAGCGCCAGCGCGACCGTCACGTCGAAGAAGCTCGGACACCGTTCGGTGTCGCCGCGCAGGCCCTCGATCGCCGGCTGGATGTCGCGCAGCGCGGCGACCAGATCGCCCTCGGCCACGAGCTCGCCGTCGACGCGGAAGCGCTCGCGCCAGCTCTCGAGGTGGGGCTTGGTGAAGGCCCCCACGCGCCGCCCCGCGCCGCGCAGCAGCTGCTCGGCCGCGAGCGTGGTGGTGCCCTTCCCCTTCGAGCCCGCGACCAGGAGACAAGGGAAGCCGCGCTCCGGGCTCCCGACGGCCGCGAGCAGCGCGCGGATCGGCCCCAGACCCAGCCGCTCGTAGTCGTACTGAGTCTTCTGCTCGCGGTTGATGAGTCCGTCGAGATAGCGCTCCGCATCGCGGAGCGTTTCGATCTTCATCTCTGCTAGCCTCGTGTCTCGATGGCGCGCTCCGAGACGAGCCTCCGCTGGTGGGTCGACGGCGAGCGCACTCCGCGCCTCGAAGCGCTCATGGCCGCGCCGGAGCGCGCGCTCGAGGGCCCGGGCAGTGTGGCTCGCGAGTCCGCGGGCCGCAAACGCTTCTACCGGCTGGAAGGCGGCGGCGAGCCGGTCCTGTACGTGAAGGTGTTCAGCCTGCCGCCAGGCCTCGCGCGCTGGCGCTACTTCTGGCGCCCGTCGAAAGCGCGGCGCGAGCGCGCGGTGGCGCGCCGGATCGCCGCACGCGGCGTCGAGGTGGTGCGCCCGGTGGCGGTGGGGGAGCGGCGCAGCCGGGGCCTGCTCGAGCGCAGCTTCGCGGTGAGTCGCGACGCGGGAGCGCGCGACCTGCGCGCCGTGTTCGAGGGGCTGCGCGAGCAGGGCCTGGAGCGCCGCGAGTTACTCGTGCGCTTCGCCGCGTTCGCCCGCCGGCTGCACGACGCCGGCGTCGACCAGGACGACTTCTCGCCCAACAACTTCCTGCTGCGCCCCGACGGCGCGTTCGCGCTGATCGACTTCGAGCGCGCGCGCCTGCGCCGCGGCCCGCTCGGCGCGCGCGCCTGGACCTTGCTCGCGAAGCTGCACCGCAAGGATTTCGGTATCTCGCGCAGCGACCGCCTGCGCTTCCTGGCCAGCTACCTGGGCCCGGGCACGGGCCGCGCCGAGCGGCGCGCCGCCTGGCAACGCATCTGGCCCGAGTTCCGCCGCATCCGCGCGCGCGACGCGCGGCGCGCCGCGGACTCGGCGCTCTCCGAGGGCCGCAATCTCGCGCGCGAGGGCAGTGCGCTCGTGGTGCGCGCGCGCGCCGGCGCGAAGACGCTGCGGCTCGAGCTCGGCCCCGACGAGGCGCGCCGCTGCTGGGTCAGCGCGCACCAGCTCGAGCGCCTGAACCTGCCCGCGCTGCGGCCCGTGCGGCTCGACGGGGCGCGCGTCGAGCTGCTCGACCCCGGCACGGCCTTGCCGCGCGCGCCCGCCGACCAGGTGATCGGCCGCGCGCTGGCCGCGCTCGCCCCCTACGGCCGCTTCCGGGCCCCGCCGCACTGGCGCTTCACG
It contains:
- a CDS encoding ABC transporter ATP-binding protein, with protein sequence MSTWATLARALRYVRPLRARFAAKVAMSLLSITPLLVLPVPIKLLIDHVIGNLPLAERIHTFPFLARPLVRLLIGASPVEILWLTVAAQVVLLLVIGQIGTSGGERDQTNAFGAGGVDAATETENAANLGFSYVGGIFGLFEFGWTLRLTQDLNHGFRSRLFERIQALPLSKLEDARIGDAVYRLMYDTPSISWACYRLVLITTVAPFGVAVYAYAIWDSFGVPELALWALALAPVTLLATWPFAELLRRRMLRSRSAGAIATSSLEEGVANIVAVQTQSGESRERARFDRESLESFQRHRGMIAVAMLAVLCALVPGVAVVRGAFLEVVDLAIAGRISLGDVSVLVTWFVQIAVFCGYLGGMWFSLNFSAPGLERVFALLDAEPERDAPGARDLPRARESLRFEHVDFAHTEGGATLRDVDFEARRGQMTAIVGPAGAGKTTLLWHVPRFLAPQRGCVRVDGVDLAGVTRESLRAQIAFVFQETALFAGTLEENLRLAKRDASELELRRAAQVAGVDELVRSLPDGWQTRLGRGGAGLSVGQKQRLAIARALLRDAPILILDEPTSALDPDTERHLLASLREAARDRIVLLVSHRLSTVRDADQILFLREGRIVERGTHEELVALPDGAYRHFVELQAAG
- a CDS encoding MaoC family dehydratase gives rise to the protein MALIRKKTGNFLEDFRLGQLFRHKGGRTVSEGLTAHFTDFSYTANPLHRNLRYAQRYGYESMPIPPGLVMAVAFSQTVEDISENARANLEYIDMRFGATVYVGDTIETETTVLGVKSSASRPELGVVHVQSIARKQTGQIVLAYQRKVQVFRHEAAAKLDEGEVPAAPVDVSLELPAYDPNAGYAELAHLSNSDTYFEDFSAGDTIEHSRGRVMTDEHIFLTGMLDNTSQVHCNQTLIDRDPSRYLGGKLVVYGGIPFALCLGLSSPDISDNSLGDVVYRTGRHTAPIFSGDTVFASTEIRGKRDFAGRPDLGRLEVTLRGHKFERTGTEEKRVQIFELERELSVKRRSHYAKS
- a CDS encoding Mur ligase family protein — encoded protein: MKIETLRDAERYLDGLINREQKTQYDYERLGLGPIRALLAAVGSPERGFPCLLVAGSKGKGTTTLAAEQLLRGAGRRVGAFTKPHLESWRERFRVDGELVAEGDLVAALRDIQPAIEGLRGDTERCPSFFDVTVALALVLFRRAGAEVGAIEVGLGGRLDSTNAVDARVTVVTAIQLEHTDKLGDTLEAIAREKAGIFRAGVPALHGALAPEAWGAVAAQAIAVDAPLEEVRALDVRADRAGLRFRLSDGRALASPVLGAHQAGNLALAVRAVELHLGRTLAASELATLGSLRLPARVEPIGDAIVDDAHTPDSARALRETLAALWPDTRWVFVLSISRDKDAAGILAELAPVTRACVATAAEATRSLDPEEIASLAWAAGIGAVETQPEPVKALARARELLHPGDRIAVSGSVFLAGALRRHLVAAARPV
- a CDS encoding lipopolysaccharide kinase InaA family protein; translated protein: MARSETSLRWWVDGERTPRLEALMAAPERALEGPGSVARESAGRKRFYRLEGGGEPVLYVKVFSLPPGLARWRYFWRPSKARRERAVARRIAARGVEVVRPVAVGERRSRGLLERSFAVSRDAGARDLRAVFEGLREQGLERRELLVRFAAFARRLHDAGVDQDDFSPNNFLLRPDGAFALIDFERARLRRGPLGARAWTLLAKLHRKDFGISRSDRLRFLASYLGPGTGRAERRAAWQRIWPEFRRIRARDARRAADSALSEGRNLAREGSALVVRARAGAKTLRLELGPDEARRCWVSAHQLERLNLPALRPVRLDGARVELLDPGTALPRAPADQVIGRALAALAPYGRFRAPPHWRFTSHGALLANPQAFEFEA